DNA from Fusarium musae strain F31 chromosome 7, whole genome shotgun sequence:
AGGTGTTTGGAggtgagatgttgaagctgaaaaCCCACGAGAGAAGAGATGTTTTGAAGGAGGCTGCAGGTCGCCTCGAGGAAGCGGGGCGGGTGTGGTTGCACGAAGGGTGGCCCCCGAGAGAGAGCTCAAAGAAGAGTCAATCACAAGCGAGTGAGAAAGACAACACTCGGGCACTGGGAGGGGGTTGGAAAGGTACGTACCTGGTGCGAGGGTCAAAGGAAAAAGCTCCAAGAGGCGCTGAGTCCACTAACAATCGCTATAGTCCACTGAAGGTCACCAAAACTGATCGCTCCAGTCAACCCAGCCCCGACTTGAGGTGTGAGTGGAGCAAGGTACATACCTGAGAGTCGAAAAGTCCCTGTCCCTCCGGGGGCTCCTAGCGGAGGGCTCTTCCTCGCTGCGCTCGTGATGGAGGGGCGGcatttgatttgattggGCACTCAAATGGGATTCGGTGCTTATGTGCACGGTGAAACACTGGCCTGTCTTTTGTCTCCATTTTAGGTCTACTGCTTAGAGGGGTTGTACGACATCCCACCATTGATTCTCAAGGCTGACGCGAACCTGACCTCAACTTTCCTTCGACCCATCACCTCTCGCCAACAACAGCGCTGGTCATTTCATCTCCGCCATCATTCCTCTCGGGCCGACTCCGTCACATCTGCAACCGTGACGCTCtttgcctcttctcctccgccTCACAAGCTGGCCACAGCACTTCGCCGGCGCCTTGTATGGTGACacagagagaagagagttgTGCGCTTACCTGGCGACCCTCACCGTTCAGTACATGGTGGACTCCCTCTACACCGGAGCCCTGAGATGTAAGAGCTGTACGTGGAGGTTGTCTTACTTGGCAGGTCTTACTGACGATTCGAGCAGGAAGCAACACTGCAGAtcaccaaagtcaatgaGTTCGATGACCGCACCGCTCGATCTAAGGTCGCCTTCCTCCACAGCGAAGACTCCAGACTCGCAGTGAACGCCCCTTTATCGATATCAAGTGAATCTCTTGGTTGACTGAGGCATCGCTGCATGTTTTTCAGTGCCGTCGCCCCTACTCCTCCACAGCCACCCGCAGCACCGACCCTACATCAAACACGAGAAGAGATACGAAAGATGAAGTGGAACGATACGGCATACCTGTCATTGATAGCAAGAGGATCGAGAAGCTCACTGAGGGACGCCGCACCCTGTGGCCActttgctgctgccgctACCGCTACCATTGCCACTGTCTCCATCGATCccgcttctgcttcttctcgtgcccctctccctccctcttttcttccatcACCGCCTCAGCCACCCGAGACGCTACATCATCTCAACCCACAAAGACAGAACGACGTACAGACAAACATATAACATCAGGCTTTTGGCATCATCACAAATCTGGTCCTGACTCTTCATGCACGACAACAGGGCCAGCAGCGACTTCTCCGGGCGATGAGCAGCGTTCTCACGCGCCTGTCAAATTCGATGCCTCGGTGATTGGTGACTACTACAAAATGACTTGCTCATGGAAGAATTGACCCCGAAATGATTGTTCTGGTGACAATTGAGAGGTGCAACGATACATCGGGTTCAGAGGGAGAGAGTCGTGTGACTTTGGCCGGCATCAGTTACCTCCGCCTTCACTGCATCAGTTCTACCGCGAAACTGCAGAGACTTCATCGCACATTTCTGCCCCTCATCACATCTCCGACCCTCATGATATTGGCCGAGTCCCGCATGATCAAGAGAGACCGTTATGTCAAGCCCGGAGAGCCCGAGTCGTCCCCTGTTTACATATGTTGGCGAGTCTCGTGATAAAAAAGACAACTTTCTCGGAAGGACAAGTATTTTTGCTGCTCCGAAGAGGCCAGGCGTGGAGATGAGGTTACAGCCGACCTCAGTAGTCAAGAGACGTCAAGGCCCTGTTACGGAACTCGGTCCTCAATGTGCGAGGCGCGTGGTGCGAGCATTGGACGGAGCAATACGATTCGGGACATAAACACCCCGCCCTGCTTCCTgtgtttcttttctcttcgaccatcatcatcgcaaTCGCGCCCACAAACACCTTTCATGTCTCCCACTTAAGATCAACAAATGTCTGAAGCACATCTCTCCCTTATATCAATCTCCATCATTTCCACCATATCTTTCAATCAGACCAATACCCCTCTCCTCCATGGTCAATGCCGTGTTATAACTGCTAAAACTGCTCTCCTCTACCCTATCGCGATGCGCAGTATGGAAGACTGGTACCGAGAGTGTCTTTATCCATCTCGCGGTTCATGAGCCAAGTCGAATCCTTGTCAATAAGCGACATCTACCGCACTGTAACAATGAGGCCAAGAGTTACCAAGTATAACTTATCCCTATATTCCAAGCAATTTACCATAACTTTACAAGATACTACAACTGATAGATCTGTTAGCCTGAGCAGTCaatcagtcaatcaatcaaggATTCAAGCAATAAATCATTTAATCTAAAGTTCGATTTCCACATACACTGTAAGAGCGATACTATCTAATTATGGCAAGTAGTCTCGCCAGCCTGGTTCATTGGGTATGTTGTGATTTCGCTCAGTCATCGACCCATTGATTGAGGGTATGTTTGTGATAGTGAATCGTGATTGAACACTGGGAAACTGGAATCCCTCAGGCTTTCTCGCCAGGTAACTCGACAGCGACTCAGGCTGTTGAGAGGATTCATCATCAGAGGAGACAGCAGAATGAGAGGCCTCAACTGGGGTTGGTGAGCGCTCAGCTGTTTGAGCGGGGGGCGCCTGAGACGACTGTCTGAGTCTCTCGTTCTCTTCCTGGAGGGTCTTGGTGAGGTCGGTCTGGCCAGATTGTACAGTCTGAAGGGCATTGGCAAGCTCAGACTTCTTAGCCGACACGGCTGGGGACTCGAAACGCCTGCTTTCGACACCGCTGGCGACACCGCTGGCCTCATAAACGCCACGCATGCCGCTCCCAACGATGGACGTTATATCGGCAAGTTTCTTGGCGTCGTCTCTCGCCTTGATCTCAAGGGCCGCATAGCGGGCTTTTGTCTCTCGTAGTTCTGCTTCAAGCTCCTGGATGCGGTCGAGGAGGGCGCGTTCCTTGACTTCACGAGAAGTCATTGTGAGTGgcttcttataatattagcggcgaactttataatattcaAGTGAACTTACAGTtttgcttggtcttgggagAGAGTTGAATATATTGAGAGTTGTGAAAGGTTGACAGTGGAGGAGAATTACGACAAGGCGGGGTCGACCTCGTTGTACTTAGGCGTTTAAACCACTAAACCCACTGTAACATTTAGACCTCATTTCAGTAGAAAACGCTTGGGCCACATAGGTAATGTGTGGTCTCATTTCGGTCAAGTTAATTCTTCACCTCCCTCAAAACAACATACTCATACAAGTAAGCAATGCAGGGCATTTTACACGATCTTGACACATCTTACTGACGCCCTAAGCTATTAACAGCGCGACTTCTCATACTTTGAACGATGAGTCCCCACTACCCCAGATCGATCGATCAACAGACCCACAATTTGTTTTGGCGCGCCACGTTTCCACGCGTCGCAGTCTTGATGAAGGAAGGTACAGCACTCTCGAACGCTTCAGTAATGCTCGCCAGCTTTGTCCTTTCGTGATCGACCAACAACATAGGGCGAATGTGATATTGAATGGTGGAGAGGCCTATTTGCGAAGCAGTTAATTTCAAACAAATTAGAGGGAAGTTAGGGAGGAGGTGGAGAGAGGAGTGGCAGACATGTAGAATGACAATTCTGTGTAAATTCTGTCCTTTGCTCAATTACCCGTCAATTTTTTATCCCTGTCTATCCTCTTTTAGTTTATCGAGTGGAGAAACTCGCAGCAGACTTGGTCGCTGATATGCAAGGGAGATTTGACTGAGTAGAAGCTCAAATACGAGGAGAAACTTGGCAGTGGTGAGCCCCTCAGCAGTCAAGTCACTGCTTCTGCATGTCGGTTTATCTACACAAGAACTAACCATGCTCATTCTGTGCATTATCTGCCGGTGTCGTATTGGTGCTGATGTCTGGGCGGGCCAGACTTACATGGCACGtttttgaggaggagagaacaCGGAAAAGGGGCTGGGATATTTTGCTATTGTGATTGGTTCATTGCATCAAGACTGTCTATCATCCTACATTCCGCAGCATTATAACGGGTCTGCCTCTTTCTCCATCGGTTGTCTAATCCCTCCATGAGATCACAGATCCGCCAGGCGACAGGACCCTCTTGCTACAGAGCCTTCCCAGTTTCTACCGTTGAATCCGCTGTTTGCCATTGTGAAAGTTCCACGACCAGGAGTTATTCCTTGCAGCAACCAGACTTCTCATGCATCTATCTGTTCCAGAGTTCCGCCTCGAGTTTGGCGAGACGCTCTGAGAATTTGCGAGCCTCAGTCTCCGCCCTGGCTTCCAGGTCGTTGATTGCGCGGTGTCGCCCAGCAATCTCTTCGTCGAGCCTTTGGCGTAGGTGAGCATTCTCTTGACGTAGCTGGCTGATTTCGTCTGTAGCGATTCCCTGACCAGACGTGAATGCGGCTGGGGTCTGAAGAGGGTGTCCATGAGACCGACTGGTAGCATCATTGCCTGTGGGAGGGAAGTCGTCATTAGCCGAAACGGACTCATCTGTGACCACACTGCGATCAATGTCGCTTGACGGACCAGGGTCGCTGGGCTCATGAGGCACTGGGGCAAGGGTGGAGTCGGTGGTCTGGCGGTGTCTCATAGATCGCTCATCAGAGGCAATTTCTGGATCCTGGGATCTGCCAGCTCCTCCGCCGAGGCCTGGACGGGAAGGATGACGGCTCATGAGCGAATAAGGGGCATAACGAGAGCCCTGGTGGTTCCGAGGTCGGCGAGCTACACGCCCAGGATTCGGCACGGATGACCCGGGTTGACTGGCTGCTTCCTGTGTCTCTGAGAACTAGTCAGGAGAAAGAATCACAGTGCCAGAGTTCTCGGGTCTGGCAGCAATCCTGAGTACCTGCTTGCACGCACGTGCGTCGAACTCCCGGAGCCTCTCCCTGAGGAGCACATCAGGCGTATCCCTGGCTGCCCTGAAAGCATCGTATACAGCCCTCACGGGGTAGCCGATTTTGGGCTCAGTCGGAGCCAAGCTGTCGATTGCCATCTTCATGACCTCCAAGTCGCTTCCATTGAAGGGGACGACGCCGTTTGCCAGCTGTGCCCGCTCATTGGCCGATGGGATCTCGCTCACAGTGGCCAGCTCACCGATGCGACAGAGCAGGTTAGAAAAGACGCTAGGCGTCTCGCCACTGGCAACGACAACGTTTCTTGCATCGACGTGGAGCTTATGTACAGTATGGGGCAGCTGAGGGCCCTCCACTGCCATCAGATTGCCGTTGAGGATTTGCAAAGCCGGACAGCAATCTTCGTCGAAGAATGTCCAGTCAAAGTTTTGGAGCGCGCCGACGCGATATGTTGCAGCGTAATGGAGAGTGTCAATGAAACGGCGGTAGTTTTGCTCCCAGATTGGATGAATGACCAGCTGTGTCAGATCCAGACAAGCAGTAAGTGTGAAGAGATGGTTTGTTTTGAGTGACAGGTTGCGCTTGGGAACGAACTGCAGGCGATTCAGAGGCGACAGCATGATTGGGGGGGCTTGCTGAAGGAAACGTAGACAGAACCTCCAGAGCTCTCGATAGTTGAAGTCGTTTTTACCCCTCGTACCGATCACTTCAGAGGACTTCTTTCGAAGCGAGGTTTGCCACTGTGCTTGCATCTGGTCCTCGGACTGCTGGTCCCATCTGCCCCGAATGACAGGTTCTGCGTCCCCAATGATACCTTCGACGGTATCGAGCGTTATCTTCTCATTTTGTTCGTATAGGAAACCCACCCGGGCCCAAAGCTCTCCACTAAAGTTGGCCCTTGCGGGCGTGTCGTCGGTTTCCATGTGACTAGGAGTCTGAAGACGTTCTTTAAGTGTTAGTCTCTTAGGGTCAGTGGTGGCGTGGGTGCTGTTACATACTAGAATGTGATTGTGGCAGTttgggaagaggaagaaattgAGACGAGGAAAAAATTGAGACTGGAAGAATCATGGCAAAAGATTATCTCAGGTGGTCCAAGCTCAGCCTGCTTGGTCCGTGATTCCATGTTCACATGTTAGTTGAACAGTCTTTCACGAACGTCACAAAGTATCTTTGTggaatattattattagaaaaTTACAGACACCATGATGCCTATTCACACCCGaactatatacttatacAACAACTGAGGTAGCACACGATTCCTCAAAACGGCTCAAAGATACCTTTACCAAGCAAGACGAATGGAGCAGATCAACCAGATGCGGAGGCAGCCGACTGACATCGAAACTGTCGGAAAGGCctgctgatgaagagaactCTCAAGACATGCGTCTCCGGGCAACATCTGTATCCAGAGTGTCATCAGACCTAATAGTCTCTTGCTGAAGTTCAGTGTTCAGTTTGTTCTTTGTATTGCGGACCTTGATCTTGTGGTTCTCAACGTCACAATCCTCAGCCACCAGTTCATAAACAAACACTGGCTTCGTCCCACCAGGCCGGTAAACGCGCCCCAGTGTTTGAACCTCCCAGGAAACCTTCCACCATGGCCCGCACTGAATGAGGACGTTGAAGCATTCAAGATTGAGGCCTTGCCCTCCAGTGCCCCTGCTGGCAAGCATCATCTGTGGAGGCGTAGTTTCAAAGGCCCTCTTGATCACCAGATGCCGCTCAATCGCGCTGAGCCGCCCATTGTACTCTGTGTGTGGAACCGGCTCATATGCCTTTTTGAGGGCGATTGATAGGATATCTAGAAAGTAGACACTTTCATCTACAATCAGAAATGAATGATCAGGGAATCTATCCTGATGTCGGTAAATGATGTCAAGGATCATTTCCACGCGGTGAGAGAGCCAATTCTCATCTGCCTCCAGTCGCTCTCGCCACTTGACCAACTGGTCTGCCGCAGCCTCATCACCTTGCTCAATCACATCGAGTGCCTGATTTTGACGCATCGCTAGCTCAAAGGCgtgcttctcgagcttgagTTCGACCAACATTGGATGATAGGAGTACTGGTGGGCTGCTACAAGGTGTTTCAATCCAGCGGTTTTAGAGTCAGGCCTCCAGAACTTCTTGAACAACTGGAACGATTGGTTGGAGAGTCTTCGATCCTCGGGTGCGAGAGGAAACTTGATGACCTGCCGATTCTCGAGGGGAGGATATAAGTCGATGATTGCTGATCGTGGTCGCTGCAGGCTACAGGCATCTAGAAGCTGAATATAACGCTGCTTGTGGAGCCCTTCTGGTTCCGTAGCGCCCGAGT
Protein-coding regions in this window:
- a CDS encoding hypothetical protein (EggNog:ENOG41), with translation MTSREVKERALLDRIQELEAELRETKARYAALEIKARDDAKKLADITSIVGSGMRGVYEASGVASGVESRRFESPAVSAKKSELANALQTVQSGQTDLTKTLQEENERLRQSSQAPPAQTAERSPTPVEASHSAVSSDDESSQQPESLSSYLARKPEGFQFPSVQSRFTITNIPSINGSMTERNHNIPNEPGWRDYLP